The following proteins are co-located in the Rippkaea orientalis PCC 8801 genome:
- a CDS encoding toll/interleukin-1 receptor domain-containing protein — protein sequence MFSEERPRDLSYRARNGIYFTLLSGEFEAQFETIITKLLQWIKSDYDSNLPVSNINHGGFRILDTFLSDTLSQESFKRIFEISSIKKIPIKILLANPDSQFAIARHNSLRHSVQQETQQEMNRRREIRAKIGFQKILESFLKSKKIKYDDIAIQELSYDKMAEKFNQIKSNNDSHIEIQFYTEVPSGPMLFFQDVLLSGFYCAGISSRELPWLVIIDDPNINNDMYDVFNAEFERIWELSSTNRERPSSELYNYAHSYFISYSSQDKEIADHIELLLWRKNRLVIRDERDLTSGQNLSEDIESVIGKSQTFLFLCSQSSNQSDYCRGEIDVAFEYKKLKEQQGNNGQEGIQRIVVISLDGQKPQDLRLRSYLRLQGENRTERESSIRRIIDEEERI from the coding sequence ATGTTTTCTGAAGAAAGACCAAGAGATTTAAGCTATCGAGCTAGAAACGGAATATACTTTACTCTGTTAAGTGGAGAATTTGAAGCTCAATTTGAAACGATTATTACAAAATTATTACAATGGATTAAATCTGACTATGACTCTAATTTGCCAGTTTCAAACATTAATCATGGTGGATTTAGAATACTTGATACTTTTTTATCTGATACTCTTAGCCAAGAATCCTTTAAAAGAATTTTTGAAATATCTTCTATAAAAAAAATTCCAATAAAAATCTTATTAGCTAATCCAGATAGTCAATTTGCTATTGCTCGACATAACTCTTTAAGACACTCAGTACAACAAGAAACTCAGCAAGAAATGAATCGAAGAAGAGAAATCAGAGCTAAAATTGGATTTCAAAAAATTCTTGAGAGTTTTTTGAAATCAAAAAAAATAAAATATGATGATATAGCAATTCAAGAACTGAGTTATGATAAAATGGCTGAAAAGTTTAATCAAATTAAATCAAATAATGACAGTCATATAGAAATACAATTTTATACTGAGGTTCCTAGCGGACCAATGCTCTTTTTTCAAGATGTTCTTTTATCAGGATTTTACTGTGCAGGAATTTCTTCAAGAGAATTACCTTGGTTAGTGATTATTGATGATCCTAATATTAACAATGATATGTATGATGTATTTAATGCTGAATTTGAGAGGATATGGGAATTGAGTAGTACAAATAGAGAACGACCGAGTTCTGAGCTTTATAACTATGCTCATAGCTATTTTATTAGCTATTCTAGTCAAGATAAAGAAATAGCGGATCACATAGAATTACTTCTTTGGAGAAAAAATCGTTTAGTGATTAGAGATGAAAGAGATCTAACCTCTGGTCAAAATTTATCAGAAGATATTGAAAGTGTAATTGGTAAGTCACAAACATTTTTATTTTTATGTAGTCAATCTTCTAATCAAAGCGATTATTGTAGAGGAGAAATTGATGTAGCTTTTGAATACAAAAAGCTAAAAGAACAACAAGGTAATAATGGACAAGAAGGAATACAACGAATTGTTGTTATCTCTTT